A genomic stretch from Phlebotomus papatasi isolate M1 unplaced genomic scaffold, Ppap_2.1 HiC_scaffold_68, whole genome shotgun sequence includes:
- the LOC129809353 gene encoding uncharacterized protein LOC129809353: protein MDFDTEDSGENENVAFIEKVLQSCENDLSIKIDSVECEPGSRQGDNYMSLIKRAAVQGKRRDLDYQRKLIVKRQISSISRRQLFRCDEAFANEIAAYTKVLPHLRRFSSNRLPYPKCLFAGIDDAEKEVIILEDLRESGFEMEDRLKGLDYSHCSLVMQELGNLHAISLAMKVKEPETFDTVRQSISEIVYCPEAREFISNTLECSLRDTLTSLKATNSDGHLTDAIGKIERMQGCMYDIMSRHVLENEESWKVICHGDIWINNLMFRQRSTGCAEHVKLVDLQTMRCTSPVIDILHFIYTSTVRAFRQTHLDQLITDYQKSLIKSLHIYLSSQSAQEDAFNRLEMQFSLDSIKRELQRKMLYGLGNSMWLMPAVTFHPNRIPDLNSVTITDFGNSTQMTQMLTPEYHRRIREMVLEFYEEGLLHNL from the exons atggattttgataCGGAAGACAGtggtgaaaatgaaaatgtggcTTTTATTGAAAAAGTTCTTCAATCGTGTGAAAATgatttatcaattaaaattgataGTGTTGAATGTGAACCCGGGAGTCGACAGGGTGATAATTACATGTCATTAATTAAACGTGCTGCTGTCCAAGGAAAACGACGTGATTTAG ATTACCAACGAAAGCTCATCGTAAAGCGCCAAATATCGAGTATATCTCGACGTCAGCTTTTCCGGTGTGACGAGGCTTTTGCGAATGAAATTGCCGCTTACACAAAAGTACTTCCCCATCTCCGGCGTTTCTCCAGCAATCGCCTGCCCTACCCAAAGTGTCTGTTTGCCGGAATTGACGATGCCGAGAAGGAGGTGATTATTCTTGAGGATCTCCGGGAGAGTGGATTTGAGATGGAGGACAGACTCAAGGGATTGGACTATTCACACTGTTCACTCGTTATGCAA GAATTGGGCAATCTCCATGCAATATCTCTGGCTATGAAGGTCAAAGAACCCGAAACATTTGACACAGTAAGACAAAGTATATCGGAAATTGTTTACTGTCCAGAAGCCAGAGAATTTATCTCAAACACCTTGGAATGTTCCCTTCGGGACACCCTGACAAGTCTGAAAGCAACAAATTCCGATGGTCATCTAACAGATGCAATTGGGAAAATTGAGAGGATGCAGGGATGTATGTATGACATAATGTCGCGTCATGTGCTGGAGAATGAGGAATCGTGGAAGGTGATCTGCCATGGTGATATATGGATTAATAATCTAATGTTTCGTCAGAGATCAACAGGATGTGCTGAGCATGTGAAATTGGTGGATTTGCAGACAATGCGATGTACATCACCTGTGATTGATATCCTTCACTTTATCTACACCAGCACCGTGAGAGCTTTCCGTCAAACTCATCTCGATCAATTAATCACAGACTATCAGAAATCCCTCATAAAATCCCTCCATATCTATCTCTCATCCCAAAGTGCCCAGGAAGATGCATTCAATCGCTTAGAGATGCAATTCTCCCTGGACAGCATCAAGCGTGAACTCCAACGAAAGATGCTCTATGGCCTGGGAAATTCAATGTGGCTAATGCCAGCTGTTACATTTCATCCCAATCGCATTCCCGATCTCAATTCTGTCACAATCACAGATTTTGGCAATAGCACACAAATGACACAAATGCTAACACCTGAATACCATCGAAGGATTCGGGAGATGGTCCTCGAATTCTACGAGGAGGGACTTTTGCACAATTTATGA